Proteins encoded by one window of Rhinolophus ferrumequinum isolate MPI-CBG mRhiFer1 chromosome 13, mRhiFer1_v1.p, whole genome shotgun sequence:
- the ACP1 gene encoding low molecular weight phosphotyrosine protein phosphatase isoform X2, with protein MAERVPKSVLFVCLGNICRSPIAEAVFRKLVTDQNVSDAWTVDSGAVSDWNVGRSPDPRAVSCLRNHGIDTAHKARQVTKEDFATFDYILCMDESNLRDLTRKSNQVKNSKAKIELLGSYDPEKRLIIEDPYYGNDSDFETVYQQCVRCCRAFLEQAH; from the exons ATGGCGGAGCGGGTCCCCAAGTCGGTGCTGTTCGTGTGTCTGG GTAACATCTGTCGATCACCCATTGCAGAAGCAGTTTTCAGAAAACTTGTCACTGATCAAAACGTTTCCGATGCT TGGACCGTGGACAGCGGTGCTGTTTCTGACTGGAACGTGGGCCGGTCACCAGATCCGAGAGCTGTGAGCTGCCTGAGAAACCATGGCATTGACACAGCCCATAAAGCCAGACAG GTTACCAAAGAAGACTTTGCCACATTTGATTATATACTATGTATGGATGAAAGCAATCTGAG GGACCTGACTAGGAAAAGTAATCAAGTGAAAAACAGCAAAGCTAAAATCGAACTACTTGGGAGCTATGATCCAGAAAAACGACTTATTATTGAGGACCCCTACTAC GGGAACGACTCTGACTTCGAGACTGTGTACCAGCAGTGTGTGCGGTGCTGCAGGGCCTTCCTGGAGCAGGCCCACTAG
- the ACP1 gene encoding low molecular weight phosphotyrosine protein phosphatase isoform X1, with protein sequence MAERVPKSVLFVCLGNICRSPIAEAVFRKLVTDQNVSDAWRIDSAATSTYEIGNPPDYRGQNCMKKHGVPMSHVARQVTKEDFATFDYILCMDESNLRDLTRKSNQVKNSKAKIELLGSYDPEKRLIIEDPYYGNDSDFETVYQQCVRCCRAFLEQAH encoded by the exons ATGGCGGAGCGGGTCCCCAAGTCGGTGCTGTTCGTGTGTCTGG GTAACATCTGTCGATCACCCATTGCAGAAGCAGTTTTCAGAAAACTTGTCACTGATCAAAACGTTTCCGATGCT tgGAGGATAGACAGTGCGGCCACGTCCACATATGAGATCGGGAACCCTCCTGACTACCGAGGGCAGAACTGCATGAAGAAGCACGGCGTCCCCATGAGTCACGTCGCCCGGCAG GTTACCAAAGAAGACTTTGCCACATTTGATTATATACTATGTATGGATGAAAGCAATCTGAG GGACCTGACTAGGAAAAGTAATCAAGTGAAAAACAGCAAAGCTAAAATCGAACTACTTGGGAGCTATGATCCAGAAAAACGACTTATTATTGAGGACCCCTACTAC GGGAACGACTCTGACTTCGAGACTGTGTACCAGCAGTGTGTGCGGTGCTGCAGGGCCTTCCTGGAGCAGGCCCACTAG